Proteins co-encoded in one Centroberyx gerrardi isolate f3 chromosome 18, fCenGer3.hap1.cur.20231027, whole genome shotgun sequence genomic window:
- the gpr176 gene encoding G-protein coupled receptor 176 yields the protein MDIGSWAPTVGDGAANFTAANLWLDFLNASSPPTRWDGSPPADGSAPDDQRRLIREQAYRDFTTTIQVFILIGSLVGNATMLWCTCCTNVFKSVTSRFIKNLACSGICAGLVCVPFDVALGASPRCCWWLHTLLLCKAIKFLHKLFCSVTVLSFAAIALDRYYSVLYPLERKISDARSRDLVIYIWVHAAVASLPVFAVTNVTDVYVTSSCSDAHAHSLGHMVYVLVYNVTTVILPLALVFLFMVLIRRALSASQKKKVIIAALRTPQSSISIPYVSQREAELHATLLAVVLAFSACSAPYGALVVYRTVLAESEELPVSLYLTAVWLPKVSLLTNPLLFLTVNRSARHSLLDLLARIHRRYSRRNVVSTGGLASLGGEGGAGGSGGLETAGRSGSQLLEMFNIGQQQIFRPSEEEEEEEEVENEMPSLGCSQPKEDNQGRPRLGSLRGEAIPKKDPLQGPGEGLVVTKEGPPPVVAPRVSPVHACAYASSSQVAPATPTEVEDATQFGFGPFELPPQWLPETRNSKKRLLPPLGNTPEELIQTKQPRPRPERRISRNNKVSTIPTVDP from the exons ATGGATATTGGGAGCTGGGCTCCGACGGTCGGGGACGGCGCTGCCAATTTCACAGCAGCCAACCTCTGGCTGGATTTCCTGAACGCCTCGAGCCCGCCGACCCGGTGGGACGGCAGTCCACCTGCCGACGGGTCTGCACCGGACGACCAGCGGCGCCTCATCCGAGAGCAAGCCTACCGGGACTTCACCACCACCATTCAAGTTTTCATCCTCATCGGATCGCTCGTTG gCAACGCCACCATGCTCTGGTGCACCTGCTGCACCAACGTCTTCAAGTCGGTGACCAGCCGCTTCATCAAGAACCTGGCGTGCTCGGGCATCTGCGCCGGCCTGGTGTGCGTCCCCTTCGACGTGGCGCTGGGCGCCAGCCCCCGCTGCTGCTGGTGGCTGCACACGCTGCTGCTCTGCAAGGCCATCAAGTTCCTCCACAAGCTCTTCTGCTCCGTCACCGTGCTCAGCTTCGCCGCCATCGCGCTCGACAG ATACTACTCAGTGCTGTACCCGTTAGAGAGGAAGATCTCGGATGCAAGATCCCGAGATTTGGTCATCTACATCTGGGTCCATGCGGCGGTGGCGAGCCTCCCTGTGTTCGCCGTGACCAATGTGACCGACGTGTACGTCACCTCGTCCTGCTCGGACGCCCACGCCCACTCCCTGGGCCACATGGTGTACGTTCTGGTCTACAACGTCACCACGGTGATCCTCCCGCTCGCTCTGGTCTTCCTCTTCATGGTGCTCATCCGCAGAGCGCTCAGCGCCAGCCAGAAGAAGAAGGTGATCATCGCCGCGCTGCGGACGCCCCAGAGCAGCATCTCCATCCCGTACGTGTCGCAGCGAGAGGCCGAGCTCCACGCCACCCTGCTGGCCGTGGTGCTGGCGTTCTCCGCCTGCAGCGCCCCCTATGGAGCGCTGGTGGTGTACCGCACCGTTCTGGCAGAGAGCGAGGAGCTGCCCGTCTCGCTGTACCTCACGGCCGTCTGGCTCCCCAAGGTGTCCCTGCTCACCAACCCCCTCCTGTTTCTGACTGTCAACCGCTCAGCGCGCCACAGTTTGCTGGACCTGCTGGCCAGGATCCACAGACGCTACAGCCGTCGCAACGTGGTCAGCACCGGGGGTCTGGCGTCGCTGGGGGGAGAGGGCGGGGCCGGGGGGTCGGGGGGGCTGGAGACGGCCGGCCGCTCCGGGAGCCAGCTCCTGGAGATGTTCAACATCGGCCAGCAGCAGATCTTCAGGCcctctgaggaagaggaggaagaggaggaggtggagaacgAGATGCCTTCGTTAGGATGCTCTCAGCCCAAAGAGGACAACCAGGGCAGGCCCAGACTAGGGAGCCTCAGAGGGGAGGCGATCCCCAAGAAGGACCCTCTGCAGGGGCCAGGGGAAGGGCTGGTAGTCACCAAGGAGGGCCCTCCTCCGGTCGTAGCGCCCCGGGTCTCTCCGGTCCACGCGTGCGCTTACGCCTCGTCGTCACAGGTGGCGCCGGCTACGCCCACAGAAGTCGAGGACGCCACACAGTTCGGGTTCGGCCCGTTTGAGCTGCCGCCTCAGTGGCTGCCTGAGACCAGGAACAGCAAAAAGAGGCTGCTGCCTCCGCTGGGGAACACGCCCGAAGAGCTGATCCAGACCAAGCAGCCCCGGCCGCGGCCAGAACGCCGTATTAGCAGGAACAACAAGGTCAGCACCATCCCCACTGTTGACCCCTGA